Proteins found in one Acinetobacter sp. XH1741 genomic segment:
- a CDS encoding MFS transporter, translated as MDVVNNRRATFKKILNVTSGNFLEQYDFFLFGFYATYIAAKFFHSNNEYVSLMMTFTVFAAGFLMRPLGAIFLGAYVDRIGRRKGLIVTLSLMAIGTILITFVPGYDTIGIMAPILVVIGRLLQGFSAGVESGGVSIYLAEIATDKNRGFITSWQSGSQQIAVVFAALFGYWLNTILTHAQVSEWGWRIPFLIGCLIIPLIFLFRRTLEETEAFKAQKTHPSTKEIFSTLASNWRIVIAGMMMSAMTTTTFYFITVYTTVYAKRTLEMSVTDSLLATVFVGLSNFFWLPMGGLLSDKIGRRPVLVGITTLAIFTSYPVLSWLVSDISFSNLLITLAYFSFFFGMYNGTMVATLAEVMPKRVRTVGFSLAFSLAAAIFGGMTPMACTYLVENTGNASTPAFWLMLAAVCSLISSLYLCRGSKQNKSDAIAEPAKVSA; from the coding sequence ATGGATGTCGTTAATAACCGTAGGGCTACTTTTAAAAAAATATTAAATGTAACGAGTGGCAACTTTTTAGAACAGTACGATTTTTTTCTTTTTGGCTTCTATGCCACTTATATCGCAGCAAAATTTTTCCATTCAAATAATGAATATGTCTCGTTAATGATGACATTTACCGTGTTTGCTGCGGGCTTTCTTATGCGTCCTCTCGGCGCTATTTTCTTGGGTGCTTATGTCGATAGAATTGGTCGCCGTAAAGGTTTGATTGTGACTCTAAGCCTCATGGCTATTGGTACAATCTTAATTACCTTTGTACCGGGTTATGACACTATCGGTATTATGGCCCCGATTTTAGTGGTGATTGGACGTCTGTTACAGGGCTTCTCGGCAGGTGTTGAATCTGGCGGTGTATCGATTTACCTCGCAGAAATTGCAACCGATAAAAACCGTGGTTTTATCACAAGCTGGCAGTCTGGTAGCCAACAAATTGCGGTGGTGTTTGCTGCATTATTTGGTTATTGGCTCAACACCATCTTAACTCATGCGCAAGTGAGTGAATGGGGCTGGCGTATTCCGTTCTTAATTGGTTGTTTAATCATTCCTTTAATCTTCTTATTCCGCCGTACTTTAGAGGAAACTGAAGCTTTTAAAGCGCAAAAAACTCATCCTTCAACCAAGGAAATTTTCAGCACACTGGCGAGCAACTGGCGCATTGTAATTGCAGGTATGATGATGAGTGCCATGACTACAACCACGTTCTATTTTATTACGGTTTACACCACAGTATATGCAAAACGTACTTTAGAAATGTCGGTCACAGACAGCCTTTTAGCAACCGTATTTGTAGGTTTATCGAATTTCTTCTGGTTACCAATGGGTGGCTTACTTTCAGACAAAATTGGTCGCCGTCCAGTGTTAGTGGGTATTACGACACTTGCGATCTTTACCAGTTATCCAGTTTTAAGCTGGTTGGTGAGCGATATTAGTTTTTCAAACTTACTGATCACGCTTGCTTACTTCTCGTTCTTCTTTGGTATGTACAACGGGACTATGGTCGCAACACTTGCCGAAGTAATGCCGAAACGTGTTCGTACCGTTGGCTTCTCTTTAGCGTTTAGTCTTGCAGCCGCTATTTTTGGTGGTATGACGCCAATGGCGTGTACTTACCTTGTGGAAAACACAGGCAATGCAAGCACACCAGCTTTCTGGCTCATGCTTGCTGCGGTATGTAGTCTCATCTCAAGCTTGTATTTATGTCGCGGTTCTAAGCAGAACAAATCTGACGCGATTGCTGAACCTGCCAAGGTTAGCGCTTAA
- a CDS encoding DUF1524 domain-containing protein has protein sequence MRCRKSSKLLHKLGNLTLISESNNSQAQNFNFKIKARIFKTYLLKKTLQML, from the coding sequence GTGCGATGTCGAAAGTCATCAAAACTTTTACATAAGCTGGGTAATCTAACATTAATTAGTGAAAGTAATAATTCACAGGCGCAGAACTTTAACTTTAAAATAAAAGCTAGGATATTTAAGACTTATCTATTAAAAAAAACACTGCAAATGCTATAA
- a CDS encoding LysR family transcriptional regulator, with amino-acid sequence MEIKQIKYFLTVVESGSIGKAAQKLDVGASAISQQISKLEQELSIRLLQRNAFGVTPTPAGLAFLKHSQLILRQVNFAIDAAHSARLSGHVSLGFPPTITALIGIPLMKLMSERYPDIRLEIVETLSGNLIQYINSRQLDIAIIFTNEIDKQWSIQPLVREQMYLMARKEVLEKYGLSECIKSGIIQSQQIGDIPLVLPRQRHSLRKLLEHKIGQLNVVYEIDGLHLLMDSLIHLDLASVRPGSACLQEYKHKLQLLKVIDPEVERINYLVSLAEEELSPAALAAKSAIKACVKELIQNQIWPCSEIIV; translated from the coding sequence ATGGAAATCAAGCAAATAAAGTATTTTTTGACGGTGGTTGAATCAGGCAGTATTGGTAAAGCTGCCCAAAAACTTGATGTTGGCGCTTCAGCGATTAGTCAGCAAATTAGCAAGCTCGAACAAGAGTTAAGCATTCGCTTATTACAGCGTAATGCTTTTGGCGTGACCCCAACACCTGCTGGCCTTGCCTTTTTAAAGCACTCTCAGCTTATTTTGCGTCAGGTGAACTTTGCTATAGATGCTGCGCATTCAGCACGGCTTTCAGGTCATGTCAGTCTTGGTTTTCCGCCGACCATTACCGCTTTGATTGGTATCCCTTTAATGAAACTAATGTCTGAACGTTATCCAGACATTCGCTTAGAGATTGTGGAAACCCTGTCAGGTAACCTGATTCAGTACATTAACTCGCGTCAGCTTGATATCGCCATTATTTTTACGAATGAGATTGATAAGCAGTGGTCTATACAGCCTTTGGTACGTGAGCAAATGTATTTAATGGCACGCAAAGAAGTGCTCGAAAAATACGGTCTGAGCGAGTGCATTAAAAGCGGCATTATTCAGTCGCAGCAAATTGGCGATATTCCATTAGTGCTACCACGTCAGCGCCATAGCTTACGGAAACTGCTTGAACACAAGATTGGTCAGCTTAATGTCGTCTATGAAATTGATGGCTTACACCTGCTTATGGACAGTCTAATTCACCTAGACCTTGCCAGTGTTCGTCCCGGAAGTGCTTGCTTGCAAGAGTATAAACATAAGCTGCAATTACTTAAGGTGATTGACCCAGAAGTAGAACGAATTAACTACTTGGTGAGCCTTGCCGAAGAAGAATTATCACCCGCTGCACTTGCTGCCAAGTCAGCCATTAAGGCATGTGTGAAAGAGTTAATTCAAAACCAAATTTGGCCTTGTTCTGAAATTATTGTTTAA
- a CDS encoding substrate-binding domain-containing protein, whose translation MKKSPIFMTICLAGASLGSTLANADTLEVISSGGFYSSMEKLIPIFEKQTGHTVHLSSGSSMGASPTAIPNRLDRGERFDMVVLAAPELSKLAEKGYVDPNSQRALVNSSIGMAVPKGAPKPDISSAAKFEKVLLKAKHIGYSASASGTHLEKDVFPSFPPVEYKVISGKAEKVVGDRVAKRIAEGQFDIGFQQISEIKPFTGKYGQVDLVGPIPAPYQKVTVFAAGIGKNSEHEKVAKELIQFVKSPQATQIIEEQGLEQVKQ comes from the coding sequence ATGAAAAAGTCCCCTATCTTCATGACCATCTGCCTAGCTGGTGCAAGCTTAGGCTCAACCCTTGCTAACGCAGATACGCTCGAAGTGATTAGCTCTGGCGGTTTCTATTCATCTATGGAAAAACTCATTCCAATATTTGAAAAGCAAACTGGCCACACGGTTCACCTTTCGTCTGGTTCATCAATGGGTGCATCACCAACTGCAATTCCAAACCGTCTCGATCGTGGTGAACGTTTTGACATGGTGGTCTTGGCTGCTCCTGAACTCAGTAAGCTTGCAGAAAAGGGTTATGTCGACCCAAATTCACAACGTGCTTTAGTCAATTCAAGCATTGGCATGGCTGTGCCTAAAGGTGCGCCAAAACCGGACATTAGCTCTGCGGCAAAATTCGAAAAAGTTTTATTAAAGGCAAAACACATCGGCTATTCAGCAAGTGCAAGTGGTACGCATCTTGAAAAAGATGTTTTCCCAAGCTTCCCACCTGTCGAGTACAAAGTAATTTCTGGTAAAGCAGAAAAAGTAGTCGGCGACCGCGTGGCAAAACGTATTGCCGAAGGCCAGTTTGATATTGGTTTCCAGCAAATTAGTGAAATCAAACCGTTTACCGGCAAATATGGTCAAGTTGATTTAGTCGGCCCAATTCCTGCGCCTTACCAAAAAGTCACCGTGTTTGCGGCAGGTATTGGTAAAAACTCTGAGCATGAAAAAGTCGCAAAAGAACTTATTCAATTTGTGAAATCGCCTCAAGCCACACAAATTATTGAAGAACAGGGTCTTGAGCAGGTTAAACAATAA
- a CDS encoding LysR family transcriptional regulator yields the protein MIERISLNSLKFFYFVAKYGSVTLAAKKLFVTQSAVSKQIYNLEEALNTALFERKNKTLVMTEQGEILLSCCHQVFGQLDECLIELSHPKNEKKQLVLSCEPTLSMKWLIPRLSKFKKLGHDFEVVLLTAGGVVDFEKDNIDIAIRRNDFDWGEHIYSEKIADEYIVLVQPTKLSETNDVLISTSRPNFFKNITRIAELKQSLKGYTKVELEHFYLCLEGCLAGLGATVISIYMIEKELEWNLLKKNSPIVQDGSAYFLLSHSAFEEDSRKTIFLEWLKAELSEIQHKLL from the coding sequence ATGATCGAAAGAATATCGCTGAATTCATTAAAATTTTTCTACTTTGTGGCGAAGTATGGCAGCGTCACTTTAGCTGCAAAGAAATTATTTGTGACGCAAAGTGCGGTTAGTAAACAGATTTATAATTTAGAAGAAGCTTTAAATACGGCTTTATTCGAGCGAAAAAATAAAACCCTTGTGATGACTGAGCAGGGCGAAATTTTATTGAGTTGTTGCCATCAGGTGTTTGGTCAACTTGATGAATGTTTAATAGAACTCAGCCACCCTAAAAACGAAAAAAAGCAACTGGTTTTGTCGTGTGAACCGACTCTTTCCATGAAATGGCTTATTCCACGATTATCAAAATTTAAAAAGCTCGGTCATGATTTTGAGGTTGTGTTACTTACCGCAGGCGGCGTGGTCGACTTTGAAAAAGATAATATTGATATCGCAATTCGTAGAAATGACTTTGATTGGGGAGAGCATATTTATAGCGAAAAGATTGCCGATGAATATATCGTTCTAGTTCAACCAACCAAGCTATCGGAAACAAACGACGTACTCATCTCGACCTCTAGACCGAATTTTTTCAAAAATATCACTCGCATTGCTGAGTTAAAGCAGAGCTTAAAAGGCTACACCAAAGTTGAGCTTGAACATTTTTATCTATGTTTAGAAGGCTGCTTGGCGGGACTCGGAGCTACAGTCATCTCAATTTATATGATTGAAAAAGAGCTTGAGTGGAACTTGCTGAAAAAAAATTCACCAATCGTTCAAGATGGCTCAGCCTATTTTTTACTTTCTCATAGTGCTTTTGAGGAAGATTCACGCAAAACTATATTTTTAGAATGGCTAAAAGCAGAGCTGAGCGAGATTCAACATAAATTACTTTAG
- a CDS encoding methionine synthase, producing MKKLLPTSTAGSLPKPSWLAEPEKLWSPWKLENEGLIEGKKDALRLALHEQQLAGIDIVSDGEQTRQHFVTTFIEHLNGVDFEKRETVRIRDRYDASVPSVVGAVSRQKPVFVEDAKFLRQQTNQPIKWALPGPMTMIDTLYDGHYKSREKLAWEFAKILNQEARELEAAGVDIIQFDEPAFNVFFDEVNDWGIATLERAIEGLKCETAVHICYGYGIKANTDWKKTLGSEWRQYEEAFPKLQTSNIDIISLECHNSHVPIDLLELIRGKKVMVGAIDVASNQIETPEEVANTLRKALQFVDADKLYPCTNCGMAPLSREVARGKLNALSAGAEIVRRELTGLELTA from the coding sequence ATGAAAAAATTATTACCGACTTCAACTGCTGGCAGCTTACCAAAACCGTCTTGGCTTGCAGAACCTGAAAAGCTTTGGTCGCCTTGGAAACTCGAAAACGAAGGCTTAATCGAAGGTAAAAAAGACGCGTTACGTTTGGCATTGCACGAACAACAACTTGCTGGCATCGACATTGTGAGCGATGGTGAACAAACCCGCCAACACTTTGTGACCACGTTTATTGAACACTTAAATGGCGTAGATTTTGAAAAGCGCGAAACAGTTCGTATTCGTGACCGTTACGATGCAAGCGTACCGTCTGTGGTAGGTGCGGTGTCTCGTCAAAAGCCTGTGTTTGTTGAAGATGCGAAGTTCTTACGTCAGCAAACCAATCAACCAATTAAATGGGCATTACCTGGCCCAATGACCATGATTGATACACTTTATGATGGTCACTACAAGAGCCGTGAAAAACTGGCTTGGGAATTTGCCAAAATCTTGAACCAAGAAGCGCGTGAGTTAGAAGCTGCTGGTGTAGACATCATTCAGTTTGACGAACCTGCATTTAACGTCTTCTTTGACGAAGTAAATGACTGGGGTATTGCGACTTTAGAGCGTGCAATTGAAGGTCTAAAATGCGAAACTGCGGTACACATTTGCTATGGTTACGGCATTAAAGCCAACACTGACTGGAAAAAGACACTCGGTTCAGAATGGCGCCAGTACGAAGAAGCTTTCCCGAAACTTCAAACTTCTAACATTGATATCATCTCGTTAGAATGCCACAACTCACATGTGCCTATCGATTTGCTCGAACTTATTCGTGGTAAAAAAGTGATGGTCGGTGCAATTGATGTCGCATCTAACCAGATTGAAACACCAGAAGAAGTGGCGAACACACTACGTAAAGCGCTTCAGTTTGTAGATGCCGACAAGCTTTACCCTTGCACAAACTGCGGTATGGCACCTCTTTCACGTGAAGTGGCACGTGGCAAGTTAAATGCTTTAAGTGCAGGTGCAGAAATTGTTCGCCGAGAACTGACTGGTTTGGAACTTACTGCTTAA
- a CDS encoding LysE family translocator → MAEFIAVILITILAVVSPGADFAIVTKNSYLYGRKIGVFTSLGISLGVLVHVTYTLIAVAFVMAYTPQILTIVKYIGALYLIYIGYKTFTQKPVLNAVALNAIGSFQAIKYGFFTNALNPKTTLFVISTYTQIVSLTTPESVLLAYGFFMSFAHFVWFSLVAVLFSSMLLRQKMLAKQTQINKVIGSILCVLGVILLFTNFQ, encoded by the coding sequence ATGGCAGAGTTTATTGCGGTTATTCTTATTACGATTTTGGCAGTGGTAAGCCCCGGAGCTGACTTCGCGATTGTGACTAAAAATAGTTATCTGTATGGCAGAAAAATAGGTGTGTTCACTTCACTCGGAATATCACTAGGTGTGTTGGTACATGTGACTTATACACTAATAGCGGTTGCGTTTGTGATGGCTTATACGCCGCAAATTTTGACTATTGTTAAGTATATTGGCGCGCTTTACCTGATCTATATTGGCTATAAAACTTTTACTCAAAAACCTGTTTTAAACGCTGTTGCTTTAAATGCTATAGGTAGTTTTCAAGCCATAAAATACGGCTTTTTTACCAATGCCCTTAACCCTAAAACCACGCTATTTGTGATTAGTACCTATACGCAAATTGTGAGTTTAACCACGCCTGAAAGCGTTCTTTTAGCTTATGGCTTTTTTATGTCATTTGCCCATTTTGTATGGTTTTCACTGGTGGCCGTGCTGTTTTCATCTATGCTCTTAAGACAGAAAATGTTAGCCAAACAAACGCAGATTAATAAGGTAATTGGTTCTATTTTATGTGTGTTGGGGGTGATTCTGCTTTTTACTAATTTTCAGTAG
- a CDS encoding flavin reductase encodes MVQATDFRNAMSLLTSAVSVVTTAGMSGRFGFTASAVCSVTDTPPTLLVCMNQAASSHAHFLDNKILTVNVLGAHHEHISKAFSSKLTPEERFKHGEWIELETGSPVLDDALVSFDCEIEQIQQVGTHTIFICPIVAIKQSQHDQSLVYFNRSYHQVGQTEIV; translated from the coding sequence ATGGTTCAAGCAACAGACTTTAGAAATGCAATGTCTTTACTCACAAGTGCGGTTAGCGTTGTGACCACGGCAGGCATGTCTGGCCGTTTTGGATTTACTGCCTCTGCTGTTTGTAGTGTGACTGACACACCGCCGACATTATTGGTCTGTATGAACCAAGCTGCGAGTTCACATGCACATTTCCTAGATAATAAAATCTTAACGGTGAATGTGTTAGGCGCGCACCACGAACATATTTCAAAAGCATTTTCATCTAAACTCACACCAGAAGAACGCTTTAAACATGGCGAATGGATTGAGTTAGAAACGGGTTCACCTGTGTTGGATGATGCTTTGGTGAGTTTTGATTGCGAGATTGAACAAATTCAACAAGTCGGCACACATACGATTTTTATATGTCCGATTGTGGCGATTAAACAAAGCCAGCATGACCAAAGTTTGGTTTACTTTAACCGCTCTTATCACCAAGTGGGGCAGACAGAGATTGTCTAA
- a CDS encoding DUF1852 domain-containing protein: MSKEFTFTIKSICFDENYRPADNTRITTNFANLARGMSREENLRNTLRMIDNRFNALAHWDNPKGDRYGVELEIISVEMNIDAQNRASGLPLIEILKTNIVDKKTNERIEGIVGNNFSSYVRDYDFSVLLLDHNKNQSTFSTPEKFGELHGNLFKSFINSETYRANFKKAPVICLSVSTTKEYHRTENEHPVLGVEYKQEDYSLTDEYFQKMGLKVRYFMPPNSVAPLAFYFTGDLLSDYTNLELISTISTMETFQKIYRPEIYNANSVAGKSYQPSLKNEDYSLTRIVYDREERSRLAIEQGKFVEEQFIKPYQAILEQWSANYAPN; the protein is encoded by the coding sequence ATGAGTAAAGAATTTACATTTACGATTAAGAGTATTTGTTTCGATGAGAACTATCGTCCAGCAGACAATACGCGTATTACCACCAACTTTGCTAACTTGGCGAGAGGGATGAGCCGCGAAGAAAATTTGCGCAACACCTTAAGGATGATCGACAATCGTTTCAATGCCTTAGCTCATTGGGACAACCCTAAGGGCGACCGCTATGGCGTTGAACTTGAAATCATTTCAGTTGAAATGAATATTGATGCTCAAAATCGTGCAAGCGGGCTGCCTTTAATCGAAATATTGAAAACCAATATTGTTGATAAAAAGACTAATGAACGCATCGAAGGTATTGTAGGTAATAACTTCTCGTCTTATGTACGTGACTATGACTTTAGTGTGCTGTTGTTAGATCACAACAAAAACCAGTCGACTTTTAGCACGCCAGAAAAGTTTGGTGAATTGCACGGCAACTTGTTTAAGAGCTTCATTAACTCTGAAACTTACAGAGCCAACTTTAAAAAAGCGCCTGTGATTTGCTTAAGCGTTTCAACGACGAAAGAGTACCACCGTACTGAAAACGAACATCCAGTTTTGGGCGTGGAATACAAGCAAGAAGACTATTCACTAACCGATGAATATTTCCAAAAAATGGGCTTAAAAGTTCGCTACTTCATGCCGCCAAATAGCGTTGCGCCGTTAGCGTTCTATTTTACTGGTGATTTGCTGAGTGATTACACCAACCTTGAGTTGATCAGTACCATTAGTACGATGGAAACCTTCCAAAAGATTTACCGTCCTGAAATTTACAATGCAAATTCAGTGGCTGGAAAATCTTATCAACCGAGTTTGAAAAACGAAGATTATTCACTTACTCGAATTGTGTATGACCGTGAAGAACGTAGCCGTCTGGCTATAGAGCAGGGGAAGTTTGTTGAAGAGCAATTTATCAAACCATACCAAGCGATTCTTGAGCAGTGGTCTGCGAATTACGCTCCTAATTAA